The DNA window GACGCGTCCCTCGCGCAGCATGTAGCGCAACGCTTTCAGGTCGATTCGCTCCTCGCCGTGATTGGCCAGATGCGCCGCGACCAGACCGTCCACCGAATGTGTTTTGTCCAGCGCGCGCAACTCGATGAGGATCGGGATGAGCGCGGGCATGGTTTCGGTGATGCGGCGGGCCAACTCGCGCAACGCGAAGGTCTTGCCGCGCCCGAAATCACCGAGGATCAGGATGAATCGGCCATGATCGGCGCCGACCACCCGCAGCAGCTCGCCGACGAGATCGTCACGGATCAGCTGGTCGCCGTGTTCGAGCACGCGGAAACGTTGCGGCACATACAGATCCGGCGGATAGCGGCGATCGGCGCGCAACCACGCGTCCTGCTGGGCGAGATAGTCGTCGAGGTCGAGCAGACCCTGGAACTCGGTGAAGCTGCGGACCCGCAGCCCGTGGCTGGCCGCCTCCTCACGCAGCGAACGGGCCGGTGCCGCACCGCGATAGACGAGTTCGGAGCCGTATTCCGGGTCGTGGCCGAGGAAGTCCTCGATCACATCCCTGGTCATATCGCCGACATGCACCCCGATGCGCCACTGCGCGATCACCTCGTCGTATTCATTGGTGATCAGCAGATGCGGTGGCTCCACCTCGACCCGGCGGATTTTCGCGCCGGGATAACGGGTTTCGCACACCTCGGCGACACGTTCCAACAGTCGTCCGTGCGGGTCGACGATCGACGGCGTTTCGGCGGCCGGTTCGGGGATATCGGATTCGTCGGCGGCGGGAAGTTCGACCTTGGCTCCCGACGGCAACGCCGAGATCACCTTCGACCAAAGGTGTTCCAACTGTGCGAAAGGCTCGCCCGGACGCGGATCGTGGCTGGTGTAGCGGGACAGTCCCGCCGCGGTGAGGTGGATGATCTCGTTCTGCCCCGGCCCGGCGGCCGGTAGCACGGGCAGCGTGCCGCCCAGCCGATCCAGATGCAGCCCACCGGGGCCTGGGCCGTGTACCAGCAGATTCAGTCGGCTGCCGAGCAGCCGCGACAGCGTATCGGCATCGCGCAGCAGGGCCGGATCATTCGGCGCGCCACCGGGCCCCGGGAGCGGGTCGTGCCGGAGCACGCCGATGCGCAGCCACCCGTTCTCCTCGAAGGGCCGCAGCCGCTCGGCGAACCAGGCGGCCTGCGGTTCGCCGATGCGGCCGTAGTCGTCCTCGGGCAGGTGGGTCGCGGCCATGGTCGAGTTCAATCCGGCCACCACGACCCGTAATTCGGGGATCGGGAACAATGTCCACGGCTGGCCGACGTCGAAGACGAGATGGTCCAGGCCCTGATACAGCTCGCTGAACATGCGCGCGTACTGCTCGAGCTTGGGAAAGTACGGCGGCTGAGGTTTGCGGTCGCGCGCCTCGCAGCCGAGGAAGTACGCGTGGCAGGCCACCTTCGAGACATCATGATTGCCCGGCACCACGATCAGCCGATGCGGCTCCAAACCGAGCAGCACCCGCAGTCCGGCCAGGAACGACAGCGCCTCGTCGACCTCGCGCGGGCGGCCGGATTCGGTCATATCACCGGAGACCACGATCAGATCCGGCTTCGGCACCCCCTGACCGACGAGCTGGGTGACATCGGCGTAGATCCGGGCCTGCAGTTCGCGCGCGGTGCTCGGCTCGTCCTGGCCCAGCAGACCGCGGCCGAAACGCGGTCCGGCCACATGCAATACGGAGACTCCGGTGCGATGCTCATCCTGCTGTGTGCTGCCGGGAAAGGCCGGAGCGGAAACCGGAGTTCGCCGACTCAGCGCGGATTCGACAGCGCCGGAGGGGGTTTCGTCGACATACCGGTCCGGCTGCGCACCAGCGCCGTCGTGCGGGAAACCCGGCTCGGCGCGGGGTTTCGCCCGTCCGACGAGTAAGTGCCCCACCCGTTCCAGCAGCACACGGCGCGCTTGCTCCGCCGTCGGCACGTTGACCAAATCCAGGTAGGTGATGGTGGCGAGTAGACCCTCCAGCGCACATTCCGCGATCCGGACCGGCAGCAGCTTGCCCGGATCGGTGCGAAATGCCGCCTGCCACTCCATGGTCCCGTAGTACGAGCCGAGGTAGTTCTCCGAGAGCACGACCAGCACCACCGCCGACTCACGCACACCGCGATCCATGAAGTCGATGAAATTGGTGCCGGGTACGAAATCCCAGGCTTGGATCAGGGTCCGGTAACCCGCCGTTTCCAACTGCCAGGCCAGCCAGGTGGCCCATCGCTCGTCAGCCGGGGAGTAACTGATGAAAAAGTCTCGTCGCCCGCCCTGAGTCACGCCCCCAGTATGGCCTATCCGAATAGACAAGGGAGCGAGACGAATTCCGGCCGCACGATGCGGGCGGGTGAACCGGTCCTGGCGCGCGTGCCGTGTCATGATGGCTGGTGTGCCCGGACCGGTCGATTCCTCCGCGCGGAACCCGCCGTCGAACGCCATGACGCCGACACCACCGCCCAGATGGGGGCTGAGCACGCTCGACTGGGTCCGGATCGGGCTCTTGGTGGCCGGACTGCTGTGTGTGGCGACCGGGCTGCTGCCCCGCGACGAGGCCGCCGACAATATGCGGCGCATCGGACCGCTGCTGCTGTTTCTCGGCAGCGTGATCGTATTGGCGGAACTCACCCGTCAGGCCAAAGTCTTCGACGTCATCGCGCATCGACTGGCCATTCTGGGCCGTGGCTACTATCCGGCATTGTTCCTACTGTGCGTGGCATTCGCGTCCGCGACCACGATCCTGCTCAACCTGGACACCACCGCGGTCCTGCTCACTCCGGTGATGCTGGCATTGGCGGTACCGGCGCGAATCCCGCCGCTGCCCCTGGCCATGACCACGCTGTGGCTGGCGAATACCGCGAGCCTGCTGCTGCCGGTCTCGAATCTCACCAACCTGCTCGCCGCGGACCGGGTCGCATTGCATGCCACCGAATTCGCGGCGCGCATGTGGGCGCCACAGTTGGTCTCGATCGCGGCGACCATGGTGTGCCTGTGGATCTGGTATTGGCGGCGCGGCCGACGAGAAACCGATCGGTACGTACCACCGGAGCCGATTCGGCCGGAAAACGCGAAGGAACGCACCCTGCTGTACACGACGGCGGGCGCGTGTCTGCTGTTCATCCTGGCGATCCCGGTCGTCGGCGACCGCATCGGCATCGCCGCGACCATCGCCGCCGCCATCGCGGTGCTCGCCTTCGCGATCTTCGACCGTTCCTCGCTGCGACCATCGCTGATCCCGTGGCAGCTGCTGGTTTTCGTGGTGGGGTTGTTCCTGGTGGTGCCGACCCTGAGCAGGTTCGGGCTCGCCGATCTGATGCATGCGCTGATCGGGAACGATTCCGGAGCGGTCGGGGCCTATCGCGCGGCAGGTGCGGGTGCCGGATTATCGAATGTGGCCAATAACCTTCCGGCGTACACCGCGGGCGAGGCGGTGGTGCCCGAGGAGAATCGAAACCAATTGCTGGCCTTGCTGATCGGCACCAATGTGGGGCCGATCGTGACGCCGTGGGCGTCGCTGGCCACCTTGCTGTGCCTGGAGTTCTGCCGCACCCATGGCGTACGGGTGCCGATGCTGCGGTTCGTGCTGACCGGACTCGGACTCGCGCTCGTCGCTACGACCGGTGCGGTCGCGGCGCTCTTGGCCACGGGATAGCCGACCGCCTCAGTGCTGAGGTCCGGGCAGGCCCGTGACGGTCACCTCGGCGGCGGCCTTGACCAGCACGGCGAGATCGGGCAGCATTTCGGGACTCGCGGCGATGAAATCGACCTCACCGCCGGGCAGGTCGAGGTGATCGTCGAGCGGTGCGCCGTCGAAATCGGTGATGTGGATACCGGATCCGCGAGCGAGCAGGGTTCCGGCGGGCAGGTCGACCAGGCCCGCGCGGTAACCGACGAAACCGTCGATATCGCCGCGGCTCAGCATGACCCAGCACAGCAGGGGCGACCACAGTTGGATCAGGCGGCGCGAGCCGGATTCCAGCGCGAGGCGCAGGGCGCGGGCGGTGGCGTCGGTGCGGGTGACCGGGTAGCCCTGGAGCCAGGCCAGTGTCGGGGCGGATTCGGTGGGACGGTGTGGCGGCCGCCAGAGCGGGCCGTCGGGGCCGGTGGCGCCCGCGCCGCGGATGGCGGACCAGGTCCGGTCGGCGAGTGGTTCATGGATTACGCCGAGCATCGGGATTCCGTTGTGGCACAGGGCGATACCGATGGTGCACACGGGCAGGCCGATGGCGATGTTGTTGGTGCCGTCCAAGGGGTCGACGACCCAGCACCAGGAGTCGTCGACGCCGTGCAGTCCGGATTCCTCGGCCAGGATGCGGTGGTGTGGGAAAGCGCGACGGATGTGGGTGACGATGATGTGCTCGGCGCGCAGATCCAGGTCGGTGACCAGATCGCCGCTGGCGTCCTTGGTTCGGACGGTCAGCGATCCGGCCAGCCCCGCGCGGATGGCCTGCCCCGCCTCGGTCGCCGCCGCGGTCGCGACGTCCGCCGCGGCCGTCAAGACAGTCTCGAATCGGTCGAATGGGCTCGGGATCGGGCCGGGATCGTCCGGCGGCCGAACATCCAGTGGGAGCGCCAGGTTCACTACGTCGCCTGTTCGCATCGGTCCTCCAGTTGTTCGGGCAGGGTGTGTTCCCGCAGGCGCGCCAGCACGGTCTGCGCGACGCGCCGAGTTTCGGCGGGGGTGCAACCAGTTCGGTGCACCCGATGGTCGGTGGTGGCGAGGGTGCCGAGGGAACGGTCCGGTCGGCCGTGCCGAACTTCGCCGAGCGCGACGGTCGCCGCCTCTCCTTGGACATCGGAAACATGAAAGGCGCCGTGCGGCAGGGTGTATACCTCGCCCGCGCGGAAGTGTTCGCTGGATCGAACGCGGTAGGCGACCAGTTGCGCGGTCGCGCGCACCACGTCACCGTCCGCGGCACTGTGGATTTCGAATACGCGATGGGTCGGGCGCTCCGGCGTGCTGTCCACCTCGAGGATCTTGTTGCCCACCTTCCCGTACAGCACCACGCTGAGCAGATCCCAGCTGTGCGCGTGCATGGGCGAGGTGGTCGGGTAGGCCCGCAGCCCCTCGGTCCAGACGTGCACGCAGACGCCGAATCCGTCGCCGCGCCACGCGGGAAAACACAAGAATCCCAATGGATGTCGCACCGCGATGACCTCGGCGCTGCCGTCGAGCACAGCGGTCATGAAGTCACGAGTCCAGCGACGCACCGCGGGGCCCGCCGCATCGGAGCCGATCAGCGTTCGTAGGCGGGCGTAGTCGTTCATTCAGTACGGATTCCTCGGCTGCAGTGCGCGCCGCACGACATCGGCGACGTCACGATCGGTATAGGAGGCCGGTAACGCCAGACCGAGCAGATCGAACAGCGCGCGGGCCTGGTCGACCGACGGCTCGTCGGCGAGTGCGAGCTCCTCGCTTCGGCTCAGCGGCACCTGCCTGGCCTGCTTGAAACTGGCCACCAGTTCGCGGTTGAAGTCCCGGTAATAGGGCTTGTCGCGCTCGAACATCAGCGCCGGGGTATTCGGATTGTCCTGGGTGACAATGACGCAACTCGACGAGAGGTCCCAGCGGAAGGTCGTCATCACCGCCGAGAGCCCCACATCGATGGTCAGGAAGGTGAACCGCTGCCGGTACCAGCAGGCCGCGAGCACCGTCGCGAAGGCCTCCTTGCGGGTCCGCTCGGTGGTCCACAACTCCCCGGTGCGGTCGGCCTCGGGCACCAGCGACGAGCGGAACTGCGCGTAGGTCTTGCACACCAGTTCATTGGTCGGATCCAGCACCTCCACCTGAATCCGCAGCGGGCGCTGTTCGCGGCGCGCGTTCTCCACGCATTCCCGCAGCGTGACCGCCCGCAGATAGGTTCCGGTGCCACCCTTGAAAAGCCACTGTTCGGTACCGCGACGGGCCAGCGTATGCGCGTGCCCGATCTCGGGACCGTAGAGCAGGTGCACGAAGTTCGAGTCGCGAATGGCCTTGGCCGACAAGTGCCGATCGCGCAGCAAGGTGGTCGCGAGCAGGCCGAGCACCAGCAGAATGACCGCGTTGATCAAGTCTGAATCGAATAACCCGATGTCGATCAGCGAGATCACACCGAAAATGACCGCGAGCACCAACGCGACGAGACCGTCGATGTTGTTGCGCAGCCAGATCAGTACCCGTCCCATATGTTTCGGCCTCCCCGGGGTTTTCACCCAGGATAGGTGCACCGGGCTACGGTGGCGTATCGATTCGCGGGGCCGGCTCCGTTTCGTACCGCCGCAACCGATCTCGGTGCCGCGGCGACAGCGTCGCGCACGCGGTGGTCCGGGTCACATCGCTTGACCTCGAGTGCGGTTGAGGAACCAAGATCGGAGCCGTGCTCCGGCCCGAGACACCACTGGGCCGCACACCCGAGTCCGAGAACCGTCAGTGTCGACGGCTCACGGTTCGCTCCCGCTGGGTCCGTACACCCACCAGCGGGAGCGCTGGGCTCAGGCGGAGACTGCGATCTCCCACTCGTACACGGTGAGTTCCGACGACCCGGTGGTGTGCACCGGGTCGGTGAACGCGATTTCCCTGGCGGCTTCGAGACTTTCGGCGTGGATCACGTAGGC is part of the Nocardia sp. NBC_00565 genome and encodes:
- a CDS encoding inositol monophosphatase family protein is translated as MRTGDVVNLALPLDVRPPDDPGPIPSPFDRFETVLTAAADVATAAATEAGQAIRAGLAGSLTVRTKDASGDLVTDLDLRAEHIIVTHIRRAFPHHRILAEESGLHGVDDSWCWVVDPLDGTNNIAIGLPVCTIGIALCHNGIPMLGVIHEPLADRTWSAIRGAGATGPDGPLWRPPHRPTESAPTLAWLQGYPVTRTDATARALRLALESGSRRLIQLWSPLLCWVMLSRGDIDGFVGYRAGLVDLPAGTLLARGSGIHITDFDGAPLDDHLDLPGGEVDFIAASPEMLPDLAVLVKAAAEVTVTGLPGPQH
- a CDS encoding SLC13 family permease; its protein translation is MAGVPGPVDSSARNPPSNAMTPTPPPRWGLSTLDWVRIGLLVAGLLCVATGLLPRDEAADNMRRIGPLLLFLGSVIVLAELTRQAKVFDVIAHRLAILGRGYYPALFLLCVAFASATTILLNLDTTAVLLTPVMLALAVPARIPPLPLAMTTLWLANTASLLLPVSNLTNLLAADRVALHATEFAARMWAPQLVSIAATMVCLWIWYWRRGRRETDRYVPPEPIRPENAKERTLLYTTAGACLLFILAIPVVGDRIGIAATIAAAIAVLAFAIFDRSSLRPSLIPWQLLVFVVGLFLVVPTLSRFGLADLMHALIGNDSGAVGAYRAAGAGAGLSNVANNLPAYTAGEAVVPEENRNQLLALLIGTNVGPIVTPWASLATLLCLEFCRTHGVRVPMLRFVLTGLGLALVATTGAVAALLATG